The following DNA comes from Deltaproteobacteria bacterium.
CGAGAACCCCTCCACCCCCCTGGAGAAGTACCAGTCGGCCGCTCGCTCGGTGCAGAACATCGCCAGCGGCACCGGGGGGGTGGAGACCAAGAACCGGACCGTCCACGCGACCGGCGAGCTCATCGTCTTCCTGGACTGAAAGCGACCTCGATCATGCGCAGGCACCTCGTCCCGATCGTCCTCGTCTCGCTCCTCGCCGGCTGCTCGGCGGTGAACGTCGCGACCCTCCCCTCCGACCGCAGCGGCAGCACCACCTTCCTCTCCGCCGGTGACATCCCCGAGGCCTACGAGACCCTCGGCGTGATCCAGGTGCGCCGCGCCGGCGTGCTCCTCTTCGGCTTCTGGGACGTGGTCCACACCGACCTGCAGTACGGCCTCGAGCAGGTCCTGATCCCCGAGATCCAGGCCCTGGGCGGCGACGGCGCCATCAACGTGCGCTTCCACCAGACCCAGTACCTGACGGTGACCAAGGCCCTCTTCGCCTTCCCCTTCTTCTTCGTGCCGCTGCCCTCCGACGTGGTGATCACCGCCGAGGTGGTGAAGCTCACCGGCGACCTCCGGACCGCGCCCACCACCGCGCCCACCGCTCCGGTGAGCCCCCTCGCCCCGACTCAGCCCGCGGGGGGCCCCGCGCCTCTGTGATCGCGGACGGTCAGAGCCGCCGGAAGACCTACCTGCGCCTGGGGGGGCTGCTCCTCTTCGTGGCCGTCGTGGTGGTGATCGGCCTGAGCCCGAAGGTCCGCGCCCAGTTCGAGGCCGAGAACCTCCGGACCATCATCGAGGCCGCGGGGGCCTGGGGCTTCCTCCTCTACATCGTGGCCTTCCTCGTCGGGCTGGTCCTCTACATCCCGGGCATCGTCTTCGTCGGGGTGGGGGTCTTCGCCTGGGGACCCTGGGTCGGCATCGCCCTGGGCTACGGCACCGGGGTGCTGGGGGTGACCGCCCACTTCTCCCTCCTGCGCCTGATCGGCGGCAGCCCCCTGGCCGCCGGCGCCCCGGGGAGGCGCTGGTACTGGGTGCAGCGGGTCCTCGACGACCTCGAGGCCCACCCCGTCCGCAGCGTGGCGATCCTGCGGGTGATCGGCTTCATGTCCCCGCCCCTGAACACGGCCCTGGCCCTCACCGGCCTGAAGGCCCGCGACCACTTCCTCGGCACGGCCCTGGGCCTGGTCTTCCCGGTGATCATCGCCGCCGGTCTCTTCGACTGGCTCTTCAGCTGAAGTATCGTTCGAGGGGTGAGCACCCTCCACCGAGCCCCCCTCCCCCTCCTCGCGCTCCTCGCCACCGCCGGGATGGCCACGGCCGCCTCGGCCGCGCCGGTCACGGTCCCCTTCAACCTCGGGGTGGGGCCGGCCGGGCAGCTCCTCTCGGGGCCGGTGATGCAGGATCAGACCCTGCACTTCGGGCTGCGCCTCGAGCTCGCCGCGGTGATCGACCAGGCGACCATCCAGGCCAACCAGGACCGCATCCCGCAGAAGTACCGGAAGATGGCCTCGAAGGTGGACGAGCTGCGCTACCGCCCCTCGATCTTCATCCCCGAGACCCTCTACGTCTCGCCGGCCTTCGGCGCCACCGGGATCTACGGCGCCACCTGGCGCTTCATCGGCCTCAACGCCCCCTTCGGCAAGGGACCGGTGCGCCTGCGCCTGGGCGCCTCGCTGATCGCCACCCTGGCCCTGATCCACTCCAACAGCCTGCGCGGCCTGGGCGGCGAGGACATCGAGTTCGTCTTCTTCCTGCGGCCCGGCATCGATCTCACCGCCGAGGTGGAGATCAAGCTCGCCAGGAACCTGCTCATCTCCTTCGGCTGGAACAGCGCCATCCACCTGCCCCAGGTGCTGCGCCGCCAGGTGGGGACCTCCTTCCTCTCCATCCCCGGCGACGACGTCGCGATGCGGGCCAGCCTCTGGCACTTCGGCCAGCCCTTCCTGATGCTGCACTACCGCTTCCCGATCACCCGGGACATCCCGGGAGCGCTGCCGGCGAAGAACACCCCGCCGCCGGCGCAGAACCGGCAGCCGCCGAGGAATCAGGACACCTTCGTGCCACCCCCGTCATCGACAGGGCCGGTGCAGCCTACGCGGCCGCCCAGCCAGCCGGCGGGGCCGCTCTAGCGGTAGCTATCAGCCGTCAGCCATCAGCGCCGAGTCACCGGAGCTGAAAGCTGACAGCTGACAGCTGACAGCTGACAGCTCCATCAAGCGGCAGCTTGATGGATCGTGCGCTGCGGGAAGGGGATCTCGATGCCGTTCGCGTCGAGCGCCTCCTTGATGGCGCGGGTCAGCGCGAAGTGCGCCGGCCAGTAGTCGGCGGTCTTCACCCAGGGGCGCACCGCCAGGTTCACCGAGGAGTCGGCCAGGGCCAGCACCTCGAAGACGGGCGCGGGCTCGGCGAGGACCAGCTCGGAGGCCGTGACGAGCTCGCCGATGACCTTCAGCGCCTTGCCGATGTCGTCGCCGTAGCCGATGCCGATCACCAGATCGAGGCGGCGATTCTCCTCCGCCGAGTAGTTGGTGATGGTCTCGCCCCAGATCTTCCGGTTCGGGATCGTCACCCGCTTGTTGTCCGGCGTGAGCAGCTCGGTGGAGAGCAGGTTCAGCTCGGTCACCTTGCCGGCGCTGCCGCCGCCCTCGATGTAGTCCCCCACCGTGAAGGGCTGGGCGACCATGATCATCACGCCCGCCGCGAGGTTGGAGAGGCTCTCCTGGAAGGCGAAGCCCAGGACGAAGCCGCTCACCCCGAGGCCGGCGATCAGCGGCGCGACGTTGATGCCCAGCCGGGGCAGGGCCACCATCAGCACCACGACCCAGAGGGTCTTCGAGGTCACGCTCACCGTGAAGGCGATGAGCATCTCGTTGATCTTGCCGGTCTTCACCAGCGCCGCCCGCAGCACCCGGCGGATCATGCCGATGATGATCCACCCGATGAGCAGCAGGGCCAGGAAGACCGCGAGGTCCACCGCGAAGCCCGGCGCCTCGTTCATCAGCCACTGCTTGCCGGCCTCGAGCCAGCCCAATTCCTTCTGGATCGCGTCCATGACTCTCTTCCCCTCGTTCAGAGGTTAAAACGCCCAGGCCACGCCGGCCGAGAGCTCGGTATCCGTCGACTTCTTCCCCTCCGCGGGATCGCCGATGTACCGGATCTGGAGGGCCGCGTTCAGCGAGACCCCCCCGCCGAGCTGGGCGGTGAGGGTGCTGGTGGAGGTGGCCCGCAGGTTCTTGGTGTTCACGAGGTCCGGGAGGATCTCGGCCTCCTCGGTGAAGACGGCCGTCTTCGTCAGCGCGTAGCGCAGCGAGAGGGCGAGGCGCGGCGAGTAGATGTCGACGTTGTCGAGGTTCTCGTGCGCCGGGAAGTACTGGAAGCGCGACTCGTGGGTGAAGCGGAAGCCGAGGTCGGTGGAGAAGCGGCTCTTCACGAAGTCCTCGCCGTTCTTCGTCTCCCACCAGGTCAGGCTGGCGCCGGCCTCGCCCAGGCCCGCGGCCTCGATGCTGGCGATGTGATCGGCGCTCACCCCGGTGAGGAGGTAGATCGAGAACATCTTGGAGACCTTGCGGTCCCCCCGCAGCGAGAGGTTGGCGTTCAGCGCGGTGACCTCGACGAGGTCCGTGGTCGCGGCCGTGGTCTGGCCGTAGGCGGCGGCCGCCATCAGCTTCACCTTCCAGGACTCCCAGTCGCCCTCGGCCCCGCCGCTGATCTTGCCGGTGACGGCGTTGGCGTTGCCGGAGACCGCGATCAGGCCGAGGCCGAGCTGGTAGGAGAAGGCGCTGACCTTCTCGTCCTTCTTCTCCTCCGGCTTCGCCTCGGCCGCCGCCGGCTTCTCGCCCTTCGCGGCGTGGGCCTCGAGGGCGGTCTTCAGCTGGGCGGAGGCCTCCCGGGTGGCCTCGGCGGCCTCCCGGGTGGCCTGGCTGGCCTCCTTCATGGCCTCGAGGGTGGCCTTCAGCTCCGCGGC
Coding sequences within:
- a CDS encoding VTT domain-containing protein, translating into MIADGQSRRKTYLRLGGLLLFVAVVVVIGLSPKVRAQFEAENLRTIIEAAGAWGFLLYIVAFLVGLVLYIPGIVFVGVGVFAWGPWVGIALGYGTGVLGVTAHFSLLRLIGGSPLAAGAPGRRWYWVQRVLDDLEAHPVRSVAILRVIGFMSPPLNTALALTGLKARDHFLGTALGLVFPVIIAAGLFDWLFS
- a CDS encoding DUF481 domain-containing protein, yielding MRHLALTLALLPSLALAQAPAAAAPAVEAAPAPAAVGAAELKATLEAMKEASQATREAAEATREASAQLKTALEAHAAKGEKPAAAEAKPEEKKDEKVSAFSYQLGLGLIAVSGNANAVTGKISGGAEGDWESWKVKLMAAAAYGQTTAATTDLVEVTALNANLSLRGDRKVSKMFSIYLLTGVSADHIASIEAAGLGEAGASLTWWETKNGEDFVKSRFSTDLGFRFTHESRFQYFPAHENLDNVDIYSPRLALSLRYALTKTAVFTEEAEILPDLVNTKNLRATSTSTLTAQLGGGVSLNAALQIRYIGDPAEGKKSTDTELSAGVAWAF
- a CDS encoding mechanosensitive ion channel family protein — translated: MDAIQKELGWLEAGKQWLMNEAPGFAVDLAVFLALLLIGWIIIGMIRRVLRAALVKTGKINEMLIAFTVSVTSKTLWVVVLMVALPRLGINVAPLIAGLGVSGFVLGFAFQESLSNLAAGVMIMVAQPFTVGDYIEGGGSAGKVTELNLLSTELLTPDNKRVTIPNRKIWGETITNYSAEENRRLDLVIGIGYGDDIGKALKVIGELVTASELVLAEPAPVFEVLALADSSVNLAVRPWVKTADYWPAHFALTRAIKEALDANGIEIPFPQRTIHQAAA